Below is a genomic region from Ancylomarina subtilis.
TGCTGTAGTTGTTGTTGTAGCTGTTGCGTTAGTGTTACTACATCATAGTAATACTCACCAATTTTATTTCTCAGGAACAAAATTGTTCCTGAGAAATTCCACTCTACCAATTAACCCATTTCTTTAAAAAGACCTAAGGCTTTTGTATAAGTGATTTTTACCATCACAACTATTTATAACAAACCAGCCTTGACCCAATATAAAATTCATGATAGATAAGTTTGATGTTTTTAAAGATGAAGCAAACAATTGCTTTCAGTTAAGAACAAAATCCAATGCTTATGCCTTGGAATTTGATGATATAGAGAAAGAGGCAATCTTCTTAAAAATAGTTAAGTCTATTCAGGGAAACCCCTCTATCAGCTTAAAACAAATAAGGGGATTATTTGAAAAAAATACAGATCCCAAAGTTACAGAAGTTCTAAACACCTTAAATGATTATGGTTTTTTACCTATACCAACTTCAATGGAACTGGTTGGAAAAAACAATAATGAACAAACGACCAATAGCAGCTATAATGCCCTTGAAAAAATTGATATTGGAATAATCGGCGAGGGACCATTGTTTGAAATACTGTCAAAGCGCGCCAACTCAATTCACTTTAGCAAAATAGAAAAGAAAAATTACAGCGAATTAAAAAATACTGAAGATATTGAGAAGCTGATTCACAGTGTTGATTTTATAATTGTTGACGCCAATCAATGGAGTCCCTTTCATTTAGAACTGATAAATAAAATCGCTCTTAAAAATGAGAAGCCCTGGTTATACGTCGGTGGATTAGAAGAAATATCTTTAAAAATAGGTCCTCTTTTTTATGGGAAAGAGACAGGTTGTTACAATTGTCTCATTAGTCGTTTGAAAAGCAATCACGAATATCCTGAAATGCTAACAGCCTATGAAGGTTACCTACATGAACGCAAAATTGCATCTAAGCCAGATTTGTTTCCAAGTCTCGAAATTATATATGGTCTGATTAGTAATCTCGTTTTTCTGGAAGTTGCAAAATTTTATGAATCGTGGA
It encodes:
- a CDS encoding TOMM precursor leader peptide-binding protein codes for the protein MIDKFDVFKDEANNCFQLRTKSNAYALEFDDIEKEAIFLKIVKSIQGNPSISLKQIRGLFEKNTDPKVTEVLNTLNDYGFLPIPTSMELVGKNNNEQTTNSSYNALEKIDIGIIGEGPLFEILSKRANSIHFSKIEKKNYSELKNTEDIEKLIHSVDFIIVDANQWSPFHLELINKIALKNEKPWLYVGGLEEISLKIGPLFYGKETGCYNCLISRLKSNHEYPEMLTAYEGYLHERKIASKPDLFPSLEIIYGLISNLVFLEVAKFYESWSLPLTWRTVLSFDIMNYQMTQHSLLKKPFCEICKPELEYNPSPWLEAITLK